From one Microbacter margulisiae genomic stretch:
- a CDS encoding efflux RND transporter periplasmic adaptor subunit, translating into MKRKTAIPVTIFSIVVVAIAATLTVNKKKIDAANQIVDRSLIPVSVTVSKVTNQPMTINLTLPAILNPYESANISVQTPGIISSLSIDKGSRVAQGEIIGAIDMRVARLNLDAAQLNSEKLKEDYQRTKALYEGNAASKVNSIDTKYAYENAGIQVKQIKQQIANANIVAPISGIINARNLRAGEFVNPGMTIASVVNIYQLKASVYVDEADVYQLHLGETATVTTTVLPGQSLTGKVIFISPQGDDNHNYQVDILLDNRTKPMLKAGTNVNVSFDFSPKGNVLQIPKIALVDDHQRPYVYVINGNRAEGRYITTGADQGEYIQVTNGLKEGDEVVVSGQINLQNGSLITIVNH; encoded by the coding sequence ATGAAGCGCAAAACAGCCATACCCGTTACTATCTTCAGCATAGTGGTAGTCGCCATTGCAGCGACTTTAACCGTAAACAAGAAAAAAATCGATGCTGCCAACCAGATTGTCGACCGGTCGCTGATTCCCGTATCGGTCACCGTTTCCAAAGTAACAAATCAACCGATGACCATCAATCTTACGTTGCCGGCCATCCTGAATCCTTACGAATCGGCTAATATCTCGGTGCAGACACCGGGAATCATCAGTTCGTTATCCATTGACAAAGGGAGTCGTGTTGCACAAGGCGAAATAATAGGCGCCATCGATATGCGGGTTGCACGATTGAATCTGGATGCTGCCCAACTGAACAGCGAAAAGCTGAAAGAAGACTATCAGCGTACCAAAGCCCTTTATGAAGGAAACGCCGCCAGCAAAGTGAATTCCATCGACACAAAGTATGCCTATGAAAACGCGGGCATACAGGTAAAACAGATCAAACAGCAGATCGCCAATGCCAACATAGTTGCTCCCATCAGCGGCATCATCAATGCACGCAACCTGCGGGCGGGAGAATTTGTCAATCCGGGAATGACCATTGCTTCGGTGGTCAATATCTACCAGTTGAAGGCAAGCGTGTATGTGGATGAAGCGGATGTGTACCAGTTACACCTGGGAGAAACCGCTACGGTGACCACCACTGTGTTACCTGGTCAATCATTGACAGGAAAGGTCATTTTTATCAGTCCGCAGGGAGACGACAACCACAATTACCAGGTGGATATCCTGCTGGACAACAGAACCAAGCCGATGCTGAAAGCCGGAACCAACGTGAATGTCTCGTTCGACTTCAGTCCAAAAGGCAATGTGCTGCAAATACCCAAAATTGCCCTTGTGGATGATCATCAGCGTCCTTACGTCTATGTTATCAACGGAAACAGAGCCGAAGGGAGGTATATCACCACAGGAGCAGATCAGGGAGAATACATCCAGGTAACGAACGGATTGAAAGAAGGCGACGAAGTGGTCGTTTCGGGGCAAATCAATCTCCAAAACGGAAGCCTCATTACCATTGTCAACCACTAA
- a CDS encoding efflux RND transporter permease subunit, translated as MSTTKPTSMSITELSVKRPLLITIVFLALILFGVISYFNLNYELLPNFDAGVISVNTTYPGASAEDIKNDITKPIEDAVSTIEGIDIITSKSMENASSIIIRLKPGVDDVIAQQDVERSINRIKSTLPANANDPVVSRFSTEQYPVLNLSVSAKTSDATLYQLLQDNILPELSNVDGVGQVSLIGGDPREIQVNLNNDALNAYHLSAGQVYQILSANAASLPGGSIKTSRRQLSISVDADLTKAQTIRNMVLRSNPDGSRVLLKDVASVTDGQAEITTLNRMNGKEGIGLQVYKTNDANSVNVSRGVKEKLEEIKKEYASYGFDYRIASDQSIYTLASAHAVVDDLMMAVLIVGLVMLVFLHSVRSSMFVLVAIPSAMIPTFILMELFGFSLNLMTLTALSLVVGILVDDSIVILENIFRHLEMGKNRVQAALDGRSEIGFTAVAITMVDLVVFLPMALTGGLIGNIVREFALVVVFSTLMSLFVSFTLTPMLASRFGKLSHSDMPGFWGKLNAGFEQILTHVKDFYAGLLKWTLHHKRYLVMLVVLLIIGAVSLVPAGFIGASFIGNSDRGELSLKLETSADMPLYQTNLMVKRAEAIIMQHPEVTNEYTLVGTQTGVMGNVSSSNLAEIDVSLVDKTKRNISTDEFGVMLRNELEKIPGLQVTVIPVNITGSSNSPIQIVVKGANIDSVSIAANLIKGVMQRTPGTDYIRFSTKTPSRQIRIIPDRQQIASMGFTVQDIATAVNLAFSGNDKTQLKESNDDYGINLQLSPSDRQDASDVEHLMLVSKSGASVMLSQVARVEEVVSPTVLERTDRLPSITITSSAVGRPSGTIVQDIQNNLKSVSLPSDVSIVYQGDVKNQKDAFRSLGFALIIAIILVYMIMAALYESLVYPFVVIFSVPVAIIGAFLALAMTMNQLTILTITGMIMLLGLVTKNGILIVDFANHLKEKGTPVVDALIEAGKERFRPIIMTTFAMILGMMPLAFSRSPGSEIKSGMAWVLIGGLTSSFLFTLLLVPSVYLIVEEIKLRFMRKRKNQK; from the coding sequence TTGTCAACCACTAAACCCACAAGCATGTCAATTACAGAACTGTCGGTCAAACGGCCATTGCTGATCACCATTGTTTTCCTGGCGCTGATCCTGTTCGGGGTGATCAGCTACTTCAATCTGAATTACGAATTGTTGCCTAACTTCGATGCAGGAGTTATTTCCGTGAATACGACCTATCCCGGAGCTTCTGCCGAAGACATCAAGAATGATATTACGAAACCCATCGAAGATGCCGTTTCAACCATTGAAGGAATCGATATCATCACTTCCAAATCGATGGAAAACGCTTCTTCAATCATCATACGGCTCAAACCCGGGGTCGACGACGTCATTGCACAGCAGGATGTGGAACGAAGCATCAACCGGATTAAGTCAACATTGCCCGCAAACGCCAATGATCCCGTGGTAAGCCGTTTCAGTACCGAACAATACCCCGTGCTTAATCTCTCCGTATCGGCGAAAACCTCCGATGCAACCCTCTACCAATTGCTTCAGGATAACATCCTGCCGGAACTTTCCAATGTGGACGGCGTCGGACAGGTATCGCTCATCGGGGGCGACCCGAGAGAGATACAAGTCAACCTCAACAATGATGCATTGAATGCCTACCATCTTTCTGCCGGACAAGTCTACCAGATCTTATCGGCCAATGCCGCTTCACTTCCCGGAGGAAGCATTAAAACCAGCCGGCGCCAGCTTTCGATCTCAGTAGATGCCGATCTGACAAAAGCGCAGACCATCCGTAACATGGTGCTCCGTTCCAATCCCGATGGCAGCCGTGTCCTGCTTAAAGACGTGGCCAGCGTCACCGACGGACAGGCGGAAATCACCACCCTCAACCGGATGAACGGAAAAGAAGGGATTGGTTTGCAGGTATATAAAACCAACGACGCCAATTCGGTCAATGTAAGCCGGGGCGTAAAGGAGAAACTGGAAGAAATTAAAAAAGAGTATGCCTCTTATGGATTTGATTACCGGATTGCGTCCGACCAGTCCATTTATACGCTCGCTTCTGCCCATGCCGTAGTGGATGACCTGATGATGGCTGTCCTGATTGTAGGACTCGTGATGCTTGTCTTCCTCCATAGCGTGCGAAGCTCCATGTTTGTACTGGTAGCTATCCCTTCGGCCATGATTCCTACCTTTATTCTGATGGAACTCTTCGGTTTTTCACTCAATTTAATGACACTTACGGCGCTTTCCCTGGTGGTTGGTATTTTGGTGGATGATAGTATTGTGATTCTTGAAAATATTTTCCGCCATCTTGAGATGGGGAAGAACAGAGTACAGGCGGCACTGGACGGAAGAAGTGAAATCGGGTTCACGGCAGTTGCCATTACGATGGTCGATCTTGTCGTCTTCCTTCCTATGGCGCTAACCGGCGGATTGATCGGCAATATTGTACGGGAGTTTGCACTCGTGGTGGTCTTTTCCACCCTGATGAGCCTTTTTGTCTCCTTTACGCTCACCCCCATGCTGGCATCCCGTTTTGGCAAACTGTCACACTCAGATATGCCCGGATTCTGGGGTAAGTTAAACGCCGGATTCGAACAGATACTCACCCATGTAAAGGATTTCTATGCCGGCCTCCTGAAGTGGACATTACATCATAAACGTTATCTTGTTATGCTGGTTGTGCTGCTCATCATTGGTGCCGTCTCCCTCGTTCCAGCCGGTTTCATCGGAGCTTCTTTTATCGGTAACAGCGACCGCGGCGAGTTAAGCCTGAAACTGGAAACATCCGCCGACATGCCATTATATCAGACCAACCTGATGGTGAAACGGGCAGAAGCCATCATCATGCAACACCCCGAAGTGACAAATGAATATACCCTGGTGGGGACGCAAACCGGCGTAATGGGAAATGTGTCAAGCAGTAACCTTGCTGAGATTGATGTCTCGCTGGTGGATAAGACAAAACGGAATATCAGTACCGATGAGTTCGGCGTCATGTTACGAAACGAACTGGAAAAGATTCCGGGTCTTCAGGTGACAGTAATCCCGGTCAATATTACCGGATCATCCAATTCACCGATACAAATCGTGGTAAAGGGAGCTAATATCGACTCGGTGTCCATAGCGGCCAACCTGATTAAAGGCGTCATGCAGCGAACTCCGGGAACCGATTACATCCGGTTCAGCACCAAAACGCCTTCACGCCAGATCCGTATTATTCCCGACCGGCAACAGATAGCTTCCATGGGATTTACCGTGCAGGATATCGCCACCGCCGTCAATCTGGCTTTCAGCGGCAATGACAAGACGCAACTGAAAGAAAGCAATGACGATTACGGCATCAATCTGCAACTTTCGCCTTCCGACCGGCAGGACGCAAGTGATGTGGAACACCTTATGCTGGTAAGCAAGTCGGGAGCCTCCGTGATGTTGTCGCAAGTGGCGCGTGTGGAAGAAGTTGTTTCTCCTACCGTACTGGAACGGACAGACCGTCTGCCGTCCATCACTATTACTTCCTCGGCAGTGGGGCGTCCTTCGGGAACCATCGTACAGGATATCCAAAACAACCTGAAGTCAGTCTCGCTGCCTTCGGATGTCTCCATCGTTTACCAGGGTGATGTCAAGAACCAAAAGGATGCTTTCAGAAGTCTCGGCTTTGCCCTTATCATTGCCATCATATTGGTCTATATGATTATGGCTGCCCTGTACGAAAGCCTTGTCTATCCCTTTGTGGTCATTTTCTCCGTTCCTGTAGCTATCATCGGCGCATTTCTCGCCCTGGCCATGACCATGAACCAACTGACGATCCTCACCATTACCGGAATGATCATGTTGCTTGGACTGGTAACCAAAAACGGCATTTTGATTGTCGACTTTGCCAACCATTTGAAAGAAAAAGGCACCCCGGTGGTCGATGCACTGATAGAAGCAGGCAAAGAACGGTTCCGCCCCATCATTATGACCACGTTTGCCATGATTCTGGGCATGATGCCTCTTGCTTTCTCGCGGAGTCCGGGTTCCGAGATCAAAAGCGGTATGGCGTGGGTATTAATCGGAGGACTTACCAGTTCGTTCCTCTTTACTTTATTACTTGTCCCAAGTGTTTATCTCATCGTGGAGGAGATCAAACTTCGCTTTATGCGGAAAAGGAAAAATCAGAAGTAA